One genomic region from Moritella sp. F3 encodes:
- the purU gene encoding formyltetrahydrofolate deformylase: MEKKILLADCPDQKGLISKITNICYKHQLNISNNTEFVDRTHNRFFMRTELDGIFNDETLLADLDSALPTGSHRKLVSASRKRIVILVTKEAHCLGDILMKNYYGGLDVEIAAVVGNYDNLAELAEKFDVPYHTISHVGISREEHEEKIIETVSAYQPDYVILAKYMRILTPNFVSAFENKIINIHHSFLPAFIGAQPYKQAFERGVKIIGATAHYVTNNLDEGPIILQDVIHVDHKYSAEDMARSGKDVEKSVLSKALRLVLEERVFIYENRTVVF, from the coding sequence ATGGAAAAGAAAATATTACTGGCGGATTGTCCCGATCAAAAAGGGCTTATCTCAAAGATCACCAACATCTGTTACAAACACCAACTCAACATCAGTAACAACACTGAGTTTGTCGATCGTACCCATAATCGATTTTTTATGCGTACCGAGCTCGATGGTATATTCAACGATGAAACTTTACTTGCCGACCTAGATAGCGCATTGCCAACAGGTTCACACCGTAAACTCGTCTCAGCAAGTCGTAAACGCATCGTTATTTTAGTCACTAAAGAGGCGCATTGCCTTGGTGATATTTTAATGAAGAATTATTACGGCGGTTTAGATGTCGAGATCGCAGCAGTCGTTGGTAATTACGATAACCTAGCTGAATTAGCCGAAAAATTTGATGTGCCTTATCACACGATATCTCATGTTGGTATTAGCCGCGAAGAACACGAAGAAAAGATCATTGAAACCGTTTCTGCGTACCAGCCAGATTATGTTATTTTGGCAAAATACATGCGGATTTTAACGCCCAATTTTGTGTCTGCATTTGAAAATAAGATAATTAATATCCATCATTCGTTCTTACCTGCTTTTATCGGGGCACAGCCTTATAAGCAAGCATTCGAACGTGGCGTCAAAATTATTGGTGCAACCGCCCACTACGTCACCAATAATCTTGATGAAGGTCCAATTATCTTACAAGACGTGATCCACGTAGATCATAAATACAGTGCCGAAGATATGGCGCGTTCAGGTAAAGACGTAGAAAAATCAGTACTCAGTAAAGCACTGCGTCTGGTACTTGAAGAACGTGTATTTATTTATGAAAACCGCACTGTCGTATTCTAG
- a CDS encoding YchJ family protein, with product MHTLCSCGLAMPFKDCCGKYIYGTAAAATAEQLMRSRYSAYVHNVPVYLMATHHPDFIADLNEDLIAETAENTQWLRLEIIMSQGDEESETGIVEFKAWFQDGEDEACLHERSNFIVQDQQWFYTHGELNPAPLKQGRNDACLCGSGKKHKKCCG from the coding sequence ATGCATACACTTTGTAGCTGTGGCTTGGCAATGCCTTTCAAAGATTGCTGCGGTAAATACATTTATGGTACAGCAGCAGCGGCAACTGCCGAGCAATTGATGCGCTCACGATATAGTGCTTATGTACATAACGTGCCTGTTTATTTAATGGCAACGCATCACCCGGATTTCATTGCCGATTTGAATGAAGATTTAATTGCTGAAACTGCAGAAAATACCCAATGGTTACGATTAGAAATAATCATGAGCCAAGGTGATGAAGAAAGCGAAACCGGTATCGTCGAATTCAAAGCATGGTTCCAAGATGGCGAAGATGAAGCATGTCTACATGAACGCTCTAACTTCATCGTTCAAGACCAGCAGTGGTTTTACACTCACGGTGAGCTAAATCCAGCGCCACTCAAACAAGGCCGTAATGATGCTTGTTTATGTGGAAGTGGAAAAAAACACAAGAAATGCTGTGGCTAA
- a CDS encoding DUF2947 family protein produces MNYIELEAYSRKWIFNHKSLPVSGDDLINIKPFSKARAGQLWSQLISSQCNFTDQFGKGDWPHDQNTWSQEADWQQAWDDDDNNDLPEAVLTHLAWDDNSKVYFCYERFNMIETNWGTFKRNWKNFLFYDDGAILISAKRKEALSFQQDGTVLIGTRAPVSPAK; encoded by the coding sequence ATGAATTACATAGAACTTGAAGCTTATTCTCGAAAATGGATTTTTAATCATAAATCGCTGCCTGTTAGCGGCGATGATCTCATTAATATCAAACCCTTCAGTAAGGCTAGAGCAGGTCAACTATGGAGCCAGCTGATTAGCTCACAATGTAACTTTACCGATCAATTTGGTAAGGGCGATTGGCCACATGACCAAAATACTTGGTCACAAGAGGCTGACTGGCAGCAAGCTTGGGATGATGACGATAATAATGACTTACCTGAAGCAGTGCTAACGCATTTAGCGTGGGACGATAACAGTAAGGTTTACTTTTGCTATGAACGTTTTAACATGATTGAAACGAACTGGGGCACGTTTAAACGTAACTGGAAAAACTTTTTATTCTACGATGACGGCGCAATTTTAATTTCAGCAAAGCGTAAAGAAGCACTTTCATTTCAACAGGACGGTACCGTATTAATTGGTACTCGCGCACCTGTTTCACCTGCAAAATAA
- a CDS encoding hydrolase encodes MFQPSQFQPQWWIRNAHLQTMLPTISRRNLKLTTINERLELEDGDFLDLAWTALPTAENNKPIVIIFHGLEGSVESPYVKGIMRAVTAAGWIGLVMHFRGCSEESNRLLRAYHSGDTSDASYVIGLMAKRYPNAPLFAVGYSLGGSVLTHYLAQTGTKSQLLAASIVSAPLLLAESAERIKKGFSKAYQRRLIKRLQASVVRKFEHLDMRSALDMTTKQVKKLNTFVEFDDRVTAPLHGFKDALDYYSQCSSLQFLHKIQTPTLFIHAEDDPFLTKKVIPKLEDMSDNILFELSRYGGHVGFVYGSILKPKYWLEERIPTWFNEFTKGSKL; translated from the coding sequence ATGTTTCAACCGAGTCAATTTCAGCCCCAGTGGTGGATCCGTAACGCGCATTTACAAACGATGCTGCCAACGATTAGTCGCCGCAATCTGAAATTAACGACGATTAATGAAAGGCTTGAACTTGAAGATGGTGATTTTCTTGATCTGGCGTGGACAGCCTTGCCTACCGCTGAAAATAATAAACCGATTGTTATCATATTTCATGGGCTGGAAGGTTCTGTCGAATCCCCTTATGTAAAAGGTATCATGCGCGCGGTGACTGCGGCGGGGTGGATCGGTTTGGTCATGCATTTCCGTGGTTGCAGCGAAGAGTCGAATCGTTTATTACGCGCCTATCATTCTGGTGATACCAGTGATGCAAGTTATGTGATTGGTTTGATGGCTAAACGCTATCCTAATGCACCGTTATTCGCGGTCGGTTATTCGCTTGGTGGCAGTGTGTTAACGCACTATTTAGCCCAAACAGGTACAAAATCTCAGTTATTAGCCGCTTCCATTGTTTCTGCGCCATTACTGTTGGCTGAAAGTGCAGAGCGGATTAAAAAAGGTTTTTCTAAAGCTTATCAGCGTCGATTGATTAAACGCTTGCAAGCCAGTGTAGTGCGTAAGTTTGAACATTTAGATATGCGTTCAGCGTTAGATATGACCACCAAGCAAGTGAAAAAGCTGAATACCTTTGTGGAGTTTGACGATCGCGTTACGGCGCCATTGCATGGTTTTAAAGATGCGCTAGATTATTATAGCCAGTGCAGTAGTTTGCAGTTTTTACATAAAATTCAAACGCCGACCTTATTTATTCATGCCGAGGATGATCCGTTTTTAACTAAAAAGGTGATCCCAAAACTTGAAGACATGTCAGATAATATTTTATTTGAGTTAAGCCGTTATGGTGGTCATGTTGGCTTTGTTTATGGCTCTATATTAAAACCAAAGTATTGGTTAGAAGAGCGCATTCCAACTTGGTTTAATGAATTTACAAAAGGTAGTAAACTGTAA
- a CDS encoding cytochrome P450: MNAKTVKDVNLSGFSMLSIDELPGPKKAPLIGNFAQISPESFHTNLEQWAKEYGPAYQMKLLNKQYVVISDPKVGLEIIKQRPKLFNRTERLEWLFEDLGIHGVFSSNGEKWKRQRRLIMPAFSYRTLASFVPHLKSLSIDLQTAIDKKIALGSAFNVHELLQHFTIDITTGLVFGYQTNMLSGSSDTTLRDNIDRLFRALNKRGKYPFPWWRYIRTAETRRVDKAREEVYQLAVSMISKAKAELAENTALADEPETILQAMIVASDSEEGKLTDDELFANILTLLLAGEDTTSNMLAWTLYYLAQNPDLQQQVIDEVSHVCGDIEMLDLAALEQFDVIEAILREGLRLKGTAPLISAEPTEDTVLSNGIKLPKGTAIFILTRPGGLDEKVVECPEQFNPERWLAKPDKPVCPHLQSSHLPFGAGARHCPGERLAMMEGKAVIARLCWYYVISQPEQAPEVGEEFAFTMRPTNLTLTLTPRQ, from the coding sequence ATGAACGCTAAAACGGTTAAGGATGTAAACCTATCGGGTTTCTCGATGTTATCTATAGATGAGTTACCGGGTCCTAAAAAAGCCCCCCTCATCGGTAACTTTGCGCAGATCTCACCTGAATCATTTCATACTAATTTAGAACAATGGGCGAAAGAATATGGCCCAGCTTATCAAATGAAACTATTGAATAAGCAATATGTGGTTATTTCCGATCCTAAAGTTGGTCTTGAAATTATTAAACAAAGGCCTAAGCTATTTAATCGCACAGAGCGCTTAGAATGGTTATTTGAAGATTTAGGTATTCATGGTGTATTTTCCAGTAATGGTGAAAAATGGAAGCGGCAACGACGACTTATCATGCCTGCTTTTTCCTACCGTACACTGGCAAGTTTTGTTCCCCACCTAAAGTCATTATCGATTGATTTACAAACCGCGATTGATAAAAAAATTGCCCTCGGTAGCGCATTTAATGTGCATGAATTATTACAACATTTCACCATAGATATTACCACAGGCCTGGTTTTTGGTTATCAAACCAATATGTTGTCGGGTAGTTCTGATACGACGCTGCGAGATAATATTGATCGTTTATTTAGAGCGCTCAATAAACGCGGTAAATACCCGTTTCCGTGGTGGCGTTATATCCGCACAGCAGAAACTCGCCGAGTTGATAAAGCCCGTGAAGAGGTCTATCAGTTAGCTGTCAGCATGATAAGTAAAGCCAAGGCCGAACTTGCTGAAAATACTGCGCTTGCAGATGAACCTGAAACTATTTTACAAGCGATGATCGTGGCGAGTGACAGTGAGGAGGGGAAATTAACGGATGATGAATTATTTGCTAATATTTTAACCTTGTTACTCGCGGGTGAAGACACCACGTCTAATATGCTTGCTTGGACCTTGTATTATTTAGCGCAAAACCCTGACTTACAACAGCAAGTGATTGATGAGGTATCACATGTTTGTGGTGATATCGAGATGTTGGATTTGGCGGCGTTAGAGCAGTTCGACGTGATTGAAGCAATATTACGTGAAGGTTTACGGCTAAAAGGGACTGCGCCGCTGATATCTGCAGAACCAACGGAAGACACAGTATTAAGTAATGGCATTAAGTTACCCAAAGGTACGGCTATTTTTATATTAACGCGTCCCGGTGGATTAGATGAAAAAGTGGTGGAATGTCCCGAACAGTTTAACCCGGAGCGTTGGTTAGCAAAACCGGATAAACCAGTGTGTCCTCATTTACAAAGTAGCCATCTGCCATTTGGTGCGGGGGCGCGACATTGCCCTGGTGAACGTTTAGCGATGATGGAAGGCAAGGCGGTTATTGCACGTCTATGTTGGTACTATGTAATTAGCCAACCAGAACAGGCGCCTGAAGTAGGTGAAGAGTTTGCATTCACCATGCGACCAACTAATTTAACGCTGACATTAACACCACGTCAATGA
- a CDS encoding universal stress protein encodes MTINNILCPTDFSDTANKAINYAAEMAIIHDATLHLVSVINEIHGFDSFQVLAITPSDIHEHMLKITQEKLDELTTELKPSLPRHTAVLEGHPSTEIVQAAIDFDCDMIVIASHGRTGLEHILIGSVAESVTRHAHCPVLIVK; translated from the coding sequence ATGACCATTAACAACATCCTTTGCCCGACCGATTTCTCAGACACGGCAAATAAAGCGATAAACTACGCTGCAGAAATGGCAATCATACATGATGCTACCTTGCATTTAGTCAGTGTCATTAATGAGATCCATGGCTTCGATAGTTTTCAAGTACTCGCTATCACACCGAGTGACATTCACGAACATATGCTCAAAATAACCCAAGAAAAATTGGATGAACTCACCACTGAACTCAAGCCAAGCTTGCCACGACATACCGCGGTACTCGAAGGACACCCATCAACAGAGATCGTCCAAGCGGCTATCGATTTTGATTGCGACATGATTGTTATTGCTAGCCACGGTCGCACTGGTTTAGAACATATATTAATAGGGAGTGTGGCAGAATCGGTTACCCGTCATGCGCATTGCCCAGTATTGATTGTCAAATAA